The Cupriavidus sp. EM10 genome includes a region encoding these proteins:
- a CDS encoding glycosyltransferase: protein MLLFGLSLLTLVVWCVLVFARAGFWRVRKPAPSPEPASWPPVIGVIPARNEADVIARAVTGVLNQQYPGRLQLVVVDDHSHDGTADIARAAAVSIGKGDALTVIPARDLPAGWSGKVWAQSEGLAAADQRMPDAAFVFLTDADIWHGPQTIRELVARAEHERRDLTSLMVRLRCESWWERMIVPAFVFYFAKLYPFKRVADPRSKVAGAAGGCMLARRSALARIGGFAAIRGELIDDCSLAAKIKAGGSIRLDLADDSVSLRPYDDWQSLWNMIARSAYTQLHYSPLMLAGATLGMILTYLAPPVLALVGGAAAWPAWLAWILMAVSYRPMLRKYGQPAWLAPLLPVTALFYLGATLDSARRFYLRRGGQWKGRTQAPVRS, encoded by the coding sequence ATGCTGCTGTTTGGATTGTCCCTGCTGACCCTGGTGGTCTGGTGCGTGCTGGTATTCGCCCGCGCCGGCTTCTGGCGTGTGCGCAAGCCCGCGCCCTCCCCCGAACCGGCCAGCTGGCCGCCCGTGATCGGCGTGATTCCGGCCCGCAACGAGGCCGACGTGATTGCCCGGGCCGTGACCGGTGTCCTTAACCAGCAATATCCCGGCCGCCTGCAACTGGTGGTGGTGGACGACCACAGCCACGACGGCACGGCCGATATCGCCCGCGCTGCCGCCGTTTCCATCGGCAAGGGCGATGCGCTGACCGTGATCCCCGCGCGCGACCTGCCGGCCGGCTGGAGCGGCAAGGTGTGGGCCCAGTCCGAGGGGCTGGCCGCCGCCGACCAGCGCATGCCCGACGCCGCCTTCGTCTTCCTGACCGATGCCGATATCTGGCACGGCCCGCAGACCATCCGCGAACTGGTGGCCCGTGCCGAGCACGAACGGCGCGACCTGACATCGCTGATGGTGCGCCTGCGCTGCGAATCGTGGTGGGAACGCATGATCGTGCCGGCTTTTGTCTTCTACTTCGCCAAACTCTACCCGTTCAAGCGCGTGGCCGATCCGCGCAGCAAGGTAGCTGGCGCGGCCGGGGGCTGCATGCTGGCGCGCCGTTCGGCGTTGGCCCGGATTGGCGGTTTCGCGGCGATTCGGGGGGAGTTGATCGACGATTGCAGCCTGGCGGCGAAGATCAAGGCGGGCGGCTCGATCCGGCTGGACCTTGCGGACGACAGCGTGTCACTGCGCCCCTACGACGACTGGCAGAGCCTGTGGAACATGATCGCCCGCAGCGCCTATACCCAGCTGCACTACTCGCCGCTGATGCTGGCGGGCGCCACGCTGGGCATGATCCTGACCTACCTGGCCCCGCCCGTCCTGGCACTTGTGGGTGGCGCTGCGGCATGGCCGGCCTGGCTGGCCTGGATCCTGATGGCCGTCAGCTATCGCCCGATGCTGCGCAAATACGGTCAGCCTGCCTGGCTGGCGCCGCTGCTGCCGGTGACGGCGCTGTTCTACCTGGGTGCCACGCTGGATTCGGCGCGCCGTTTTTACCTGCGCCGTGGCGGCCAGTGGAAAGGCCGCACCCAGGCGCCGGTCCGCTCCTGA
- the hpnA gene encoding hopanoid-associated sugar epimerase, whose protein sequence is MLVTGASGFLGSSVMRQALERGFQVRVLVRATSPRANLAGLPVEIVEGDMRDPASMARAMAGVRYLFHVAADYRLWAPDPEEIVRANVDGTVTTMKAARDAGVERIVYTSSVATLRVAGAMGPVDETAAMAGHEAIGAYKRSKVLAEREVERLVAEGLPAVIVNPSTPIGPRDVRPTPTGRIIVEAATGKIPAFVDTGLNLAHVDDVANGHFLALDKGRIGERYILGGQDVLLRQMLADICGMAGRKAPTIELPRWPLYPIARVAEAVAQFTKKEPFVTVDGLKMSRYRMFFTSAKAERELGYTARPYQEALSDALNWFRDNGYLK, encoded by the coding sequence ATTCTCGTGACAGGAGCCTCGGGCTTCCTCGGTTCTTCCGTCATGCGCCAGGCGCTGGAGCGGGGCTTCCAGGTGCGGGTGCTGGTGCGCGCCACCAGCCCGCGCGCCAATCTGGCCGGCCTCCCGGTGGAGATCGTGGAGGGCGACATGCGTGATCCGGCGTCGATGGCGCGGGCCATGGCGGGCGTGCGCTATCTGTTCCACGTGGCGGCCGACTATCGCTTGTGGGCGCCCGATCCCGAGGAAATCGTCCGTGCCAACGTGGACGGAACCGTCACGACGATGAAGGCCGCCCGCGACGCCGGGGTGGAGCGCATCGTCTACACCAGCAGCGTGGCAACGCTGCGGGTGGCCGGCGCCATGGGGCCGGTGGACGAAACCGCCGCCATGGCGGGGCACGAGGCCATTGGCGCCTACAAGCGCAGCAAGGTGCTGGCCGAGCGCGAAGTGGAGCGGCTGGTGGCCGAGGGGCTGCCCGCCGTGATCGTGAACCCGTCCACGCCGATAGGCCCGCGTGACGTACGGCCGACCCCGACCGGACGGATTATCGTCGAGGCGGCCACGGGCAAGATTCCGGCATTCGTCGATACCGGTTTGAACCTGGCGCACGTGGACGACGTGGCGAACGGTCATTTCCTGGCGCTGGACAAAGGGCGCATCGGCGAGCGCTATATCCTGGGTGGCCAGGACGTGCTGCTGCGCCAGATGCTGGCGGATATCTGCGGCATGGCCGGGCGCAAGGCGCCGACCATCGAACTGCCCCGCTGGCCGCTCTATCCGATTGCCCGGGTGGCCGAAGCCGTGGCGCAGTTCACCAAAAAGGAGCCGTTCGTGACCGTTGACGGCCTGAAGATGTCGCGATACCGGATGTTCTTTACTTCGGCCAAGGCCGAGCGGGAACTGGGCTACACGGCGCGCCCCTATCAAGAGGCGCTGAGCGATGCATTGAACTGGTTCCGCGACAACGGCTACCTGAAGTAG
- the ispH gene encoding 4-hydroxy-3-methylbut-2-enyl diphosphate reductase codes for MQVILAQPRGFCAGVVRAIEIVDRALIKHGAPVYVRHEIVHNKHVVESLRQKGARFVEELDEVPGDAVTIFSAHGVARSVIAEAQRRQLHAIDATCPLVIKVHNQGRQYAAAGRHVILIGHAGHPEVEGTMGQIPGKVLLVQDESEVARLDLPADAPVAYITQTTLSVDDTRNIIAALHRRFSDLVGPSTRDICYATQNRQSAVRELSARVDVILVIGATNSSNSNRLREIGTESGVPSYLVADGSELDPAWVRDAGVVGITAGASAPEEMVEDVIAALRRLGPVDVSVMEGIEEHAEFRLPAELADATLAPGARRTTDISDAQLADHTAAG; via the coding sequence ATGCAGGTGATACTTGCCCAACCCAGGGGCTTTTGCGCCGGCGTGGTCAGAGCGATCGAAATCGTCGACCGGGCCCTGATCAAGCACGGCGCCCCCGTTTATGTCCGCCACGAAATCGTCCATAACAAGCATGTTGTGGAATCGTTGCGGCAAAAGGGCGCGCGCTTCGTCGAGGAACTGGACGAAGTGCCGGGTGACGCCGTCACCATATTCAGTGCGCATGGCGTGGCCCGGAGTGTGATTGCCGAAGCACAACGCCGCCAGCTGCATGCGATCGACGCGACTTGCCCGCTCGTCATCAAGGTGCATAACCAGGGACGCCAGTACGCGGCTGCCGGGCGCCACGTGATCCTGATCGGCCATGCCGGCCACCCCGAGGTGGAAGGTACGATGGGCCAGATTCCGGGCAAGGTGCTGCTCGTCCAGGACGAGTCCGAGGTGGCGCGGCTGGACCTGCCCGCCGACGCACCTGTGGCATATATCACCCAGACCACGTTGTCCGTGGACGACACCCGTAATATCATTGCGGCGCTCCACCGGCGATTTTCGGATCTGGTGGGGCCCAGCACGCGCGATATCTGCTATGCCACGCAAAACCGGCAAAGTGCAGTCAGGGAATTATCCGCGCGGGTGGATGTCATTCTCGTGATCGGCGCCACCAACAGTTCGAATTCGAACCGGCTGCGCGAAATCGGCACGGAAAGTGGCGTGCCGAGTTACCTTGTCGCCGACGGCAGCGAACTGGACCCCGCCTGGGTCCGTGATGCCGGAGTGGTTGGCATTACCGCGGGGGCTTCGGCACCCGAAGAGATGGTGGAAGACGTCATTGCCGCCCTGCGACGCCTTGGTCCGGTCGATGTATCGGTCATGGAAGGTATCGAGGAACATGCCGAATTCCGCCTGCCGGCTGAACTAGCCGATGCAACGCTGGCCCCAGGGGCCAGAAGAACAACTGATATCAGTGACGCCCAGCTTGCCGACCACACGGCGGCCGGCTGA
- the hpnH gene encoding adenosyl-hopene transferase HpnH, translating into MAIPFLQVARVGAYIARKHLSGQKRYPLALMLEPLFRCNLACSGCGKIDYPDPILNQRLSVAECLEAVDECGAPVVSIAGGEPLLHKDMPEIVRGIIARKRFVYLCTNALLMEKKIDQYEPSPYFVWSIHLDGDREMHDHSVNQEGVYDRCVEAIRMAKDRGFRVNINCTLFNDAKPDRVAKFFDSVKAMGVDGITVSPGYAYERAPDQQHFLHRGKTKQLFRDILARGNAGKNWAFSQSTMFLDFLAGNQTYKCTPWGNPARTVFGWQRPCYLVGEGYVKTFKELMEGTDWDAYGVGNYEKCANCMVHSGFEATAVADTFSHPLKALGVTLRGVKTDGPMAPDIPLDKQRPAEYVFSRHVEIKLAEIGNLKKAQGSRAAAVQAEQVH; encoded by the coding sequence TTGGCCATCCCGTTTCTCCAGGTCGCCCGCGTAGGCGCCTACATCGCACGCAAGCATCTGTCCGGGCAAAAGCGTTACCCGCTCGCCCTGATGCTCGAACCCCTGTTCCGCTGCAACCTGGCCTGCTCCGGCTGCGGCAAGATCGACTATCCGGATCCCATCCTGAACCAGCGCCTGTCGGTGGCTGAGTGCCTGGAAGCCGTGGATGAATGCGGCGCGCCCGTGGTGTCGATCGCCGGCGGCGAGCCGCTGCTGCACAAGGACATGCCCGAAATCGTGCGCGGCATCATCGCCCGCAAGCGTTTCGTCTACCTGTGCACCAACGCGCTGCTGATGGAAAAGAAGATCGACCAGTACGAGCCGAGCCCGTACTTCGTCTGGTCGATCCACCTGGACGGCGACCGCGAGATGCACGACCACTCGGTCAACCAGGAAGGCGTGTACGACCGCTGCGTCGAAGCCATCCGCATGGCCAAGGACCGTGGCTTCCGCGTGAACATCAACTGCACGCTGTTCAACGATGCCAAGCCGGACCGCGTGGCCAAGTTCTTCGACTCGGTCAAGGCAATGGGCGTGGACGGCATCACGGTGTCGCCTGGCTACGCCTACGAGCGCGCCCCGGACCAGCAGCACTTCCTGCACCGCGGCAAGACCAAGCAGCTGTTCCGCGACATCCTGGCCCGCGGCAACGCCGGCAAGAACTGGGCGTTCAGCCAGTCCACGATGTTCCTGGACTTCCTGGCCGGCAACCAGACCTACAAGTGCACGCCGTGGGGCAACCCGGCACGCACCGTGTTCGGCTGGCAGCGTCCGTGCTACCTGGTCGGCGAAGGCTATGTGAAGACCTTCAAGGAACTGATGGAAGGCACCGACTGGGACGCCTACGGGGTTGGCAACTACGAAAAGTGCGCCAACTGCATGGTGCACAGCGGTTTCGAGGCCACCGCCGTGGCCGACACGTTCTCGCATCCGCTCAAGGCGCTGGGTGTAACCTTGCGCGGCGTGAAGACCGACGGCCCGATGGCCCCGGACATCCCGCTGGACAAGCAGCGCCCCGCCGAATACGTGTTCTCGCGCCACGTGGAGATCAAGCTGGCCGAGATCGGCAACCTGAAGAAGGCCCAGGGCAGCCGTGCCGCGGCCGTGCAGGCCGAGCAGGTTCACTGA